The following coding sequences lie in one Nycticebus coucang isolate mNycCou1 chromosome 20, mNycCou1.pri, whole genome shotgun sequence genomic window:
- the PTF1A gene encoding pancreas transcription factor 1 subunit alpha, with amino-acid sequence MDAVLLEHFPGGLDSFPSPYFDEEDFFTDQSSRDPLEDGDELLADEQAEVEFLSHQLHEYCYRDGACLLLQPAPSAAPLALAPPPSGGRGEPEDGAGYCCEAGAPPSGFPCSPGSPPSCLAYPCAGVGVLSPGARLPGLSSAAAAAARRRRRVRSEAELQQLRQAANVRERRRMQSINDAFEGLRSHIPTLPYEKRLSKVDTLRLAIGYINFLSELVQADLPLRGGGAGGCGGPGGSGRLGGDSPGSQAQKVIICHRGTRSPSPSDPDYGLPPLAGHSLSWTDEKQLKEQNIIRTAKVWTPEDPRKLNSKSSFNNIENEPPFEFVS; translated from the exons ATGGACGCGGTGCTGCTGGAGCACTTCCCCGGGGGGCTGgactccttcccttctccttacTTCGACGAGGAGGACTTCTTCACCGATCAGTCCTCCCGGGATCCTCTGGAGGACGGTGATGAGCTGCTGGCGGACGAGCAGGCCGAGGTGGAGTTCCTCAGCCACCAGCTGCACGAGTACTGCTACCGCGACGGGGCGTGCCTGCTGCTGCAGCCTGCGCCCTCGGCCGCCCCTCTAGCGCTCGCCCCGCCGCCCTCGGGGGGCCGCGGGGAGCCTGAAGACGGCGCCGGTTACTGCTGCGAGGCTGGGGCGCCCCCCAGCGGCTTCCCCTGCTCGCCCGGCTCGCCGCCCTCATGCCTGGCCTACCCCTGCGCGGGGGTGGGCGTGCTGTCCCCCGGGGCGCGGCTGCCCGGCCTGAGCAGCGCGGCTGCGGCAGCGGCGCGGCGACGGCGGCGGGTGCGATCTGAGGCCGAGCTGCAGCAGCTGCGGCAGGCGGCCAACGTGCGCGAGCGACGACGCATGCAGTCCATCAACGACGCCTTCGAGGGGCTGCGCTCTCACATCCCCACGCTGCCCTACGAGAAGCGCCTCTCCAAGGTGGACACGCTGCGCCTGGCAATAGGCTACATCAACTTCCTCAGCGAGCTGGTGCAGGCCGACCTGCCGCTGCGCGGTGGCGGCGCGGGCGGCTGCGGGGGGCCTGGCGGCAGCGGGCGCCTGGGCGGGGACAGCCCGGGCAGCCAAGCCCAGAAGGTGATCATCTGCCATCGGGGCACCC GGTCACCCTCCCCCAGCGACCCGGATTATGGCCTTCCTCCTCTTGCAGGACACTCTCTCTCCTGGACTGATGAAAAACAACTCAAAGAACAAAATATTATCCGAACAGCCAAAGTGTGGACCCCAGAAGACCCCAGAAAACTCAACAGCAAATCTTCCTTCAACAATATAGAAAACGAGCCACCCTTTGAGTTTGTGTCCTGA